The Quercus lobata isolate SW786 chromosome 9, ValleyOak3.0 Primary Assembly, whole genome shotgun sequence region TTCAGACCTTACAACTTTTCTTAAACAATCTCACTGGCACAATCCCACCAGCAATTGGAAATATGACTTCGCTGCAAATTATTGATCTCAGCGCTAACCAACTATACGGGGAATTGCCAGAAACCATATCTGGCCTCAGTAATTTACAGAGAATCTCTCTTTTCACCAATAACTTCTCGGGTAATATTCCAAGTGACTTTGGGAAGTTTAGTCCTTCTCTAAGCAGTGTTAGCTTTTCGAACAACAGCTTCTCTGGAGAACTGCCACCTGAATTGTGTAGTGGCTTCAGTCTTCAAAATTTCACAGTGAATAATAACAACTTCACAGGGCCATTGCCTGAGTGCTTGAGAAATTGTTCGCTACTACAGAGAGTGCGATTTGATGGGAACAACTTCAATGGCAACATTACAAATGCATTTGGGGTTCATCCAAATCTTTATTTCATTTCTCTTAATGACAATCAATTTATTGGCATTATCTCACCGGAGTGGGCAGAATGTGGATCTCTAACCAATTTAGAGATGGGAAGAAACAGAATTTCGGGTGAAATCCCTGCTGAACTTGGGAGGTTGCCTCAATTGCACTCTTTAATTCTTGACTCAAACGAATTGTCTGGGCAAATTCCAAGTGCATTGGGAAATCTAAGCCTATTTGAGCTCAATCTGAGCAAGAATCTTCTGACAGGAGAGATTCCTCAGAGCCTAGGCGGTTTGGTTCAGCTGGAGGAACTTGATTTGTCTGAGAACAAATTAACTGGGAACATACCAAAAGAGCTTGGGAATTGTGAGAGATTATTGAGCTTGGACTTGAGCGACAATAACCTATTGGATGAAATACCTTCTGAACTTGGTAATTTAAATGCATTGAATGTCTTGTTAGACCTCAGCAGCAATTCACTCTCAGGAACAATTCCTTCAAACCTGGCAAAGCTTACATCATTGGAAAGTTTTAACATTTCACATAACCAGCTCTCAGGGGagatcccggcattatttacgAGCATGGTTAGTCTACTCCCCAGCTCCATTGATTTTTCCTATAACAAGTTAACAGGTCAAATCCCAACTAGTAAAGTTTTCGAAGAGGCACCTGCAAATGCATACATTGGAAACTCAGGTCTGTGTGGAAATGCAGCAGGACTAAGTACTTGTTACACAGATTCCACAAAGAAAAAGCATTCTAATACACTTCTAATTGCTGTCCTCATTCCGGTTTGTGGCCTTTTATTGCTTGCAATTTTTGTTGCtgtattcataatattttaccGGAAAGCCAAATTCCATGATGAAGAAAGCAGAAGAATTGGAGAGACTGATGGGAACTCTCAGTCATTGATATGGGAAAGAGAAGGTAAATTCACATTTGGGGATCTTGTGAAGGCCACTGAGGACTTCAATGAGAAGTACTGCGTGGGAAAAGGTGGATTTGGAACTGTTTACAGAGCAGCATTGCCAACAGGTCAAATTGTTGCTGTTAAAAGGCTCAACATGTCAGACTCCACTGACATTCCAGCAGCCAATCGCCAGAGTTTTGAGACTGAGATTCGTGTGTTGACAGAAGTTAGGCAccggaatatcattaagctTTATGGGTTCTGTTCAATGAGGGGGTACATGTACTTGGTCTATGAATATGTAGAGAGAGGCAGTTTGGGAAGTGCATTGTATGGGTTGGAAGGGAAAGTGGAGCTGAACTGGGATACAAGGGTGAGAATTGTGCAAGGTGTGGCTCATGCAGTTGCTTACTTGCACCATGATTGCTCTCCACCAATTGTGCACCGAGACATAACTGTGAATAACATATTGCTCGAGTCTGAGTTTGAGCCACGACTCTCAGATTTTGGCGTTGCAAGATTGTTGAACCCAGATACGAGTAACTGGACAACAATTGCTGGGTCTTACGGCTACATGGCTCCAGGTAAGCTAACAATCTAACTTCTACATgttcccaaaaagaaaagaaggcttCTCATATTATTAGTATgcgtttttattttattttatatttttatcctTTTGCCAAATGCATGTCTTTCCTTGTTCACTTGTTAACTTTGATTAGTTTCAAatgtatttctttcttctttcatttgttAACTTTGATTAGTATCATAGATGTTTTAGATTGCAACGTTTCATTGTGggattgaaatttttgtttctatgaATGTGCAGAGCTTGCACTAACAATGCGATTAACAGATAAATGTGACGTTTATAGCTTTGGAGTGGTGGCATTAGAAGTTATGATGGGAAGGCACCCTAGGGAGATCCTATCTTCCTTGTCATTAAAGTCGAGAACAGCGACACCAGTTTCAGACACTACAGAATTTCTTTTAAAGGATGTTCTAGACCAAAGACTCCCACCACCCACAGGCCAAACAGCAGAGGAGGTGGTGTTTGTAGTGACCATAGCCTTAGCATGTGTGCGTGACACTCCAGAGGCACGACCCACCATGCGTTTTGTGGCACAAGAACTATCAGCTCAAATCCAAGCTTGCCTGTCCGACCAATTCGACAATATAACGATTAGCAAGCTTACAGGGCATCAGAAATAGTACAAATTGGAATCAAAGCTTGAGTAGTGATTACTGATTAGTGTATGGATGAGGTACTGCCAGGCCTGGAATGGATTGTTCAAGATGTTTAATCTCATTCTAGCTTCTAGGTAGGAACTAGTAAATGAGAACGTTGTACCTAGAGGTCCCTTGTACAATaagcctttttttctttttttaagtttttttgaaTAATATGTGGGGCTGACCACAAATTGAGCAGTAGTGAGGGCAATCTTCATTTCTAATATATGTATTCACATGTATACTTCTTAGATAGTATTTCTTGTACTTAATCTGATTCACTATATACAATACTTCGCATGTAATAACCTAAATTCACTTGTACCagaaaacctttttctttttctccattgTCTTTCCTTCCAGGAAAGTTCATGATTTAGCTTCCTAATCATTTTTCCTGTCAATCTCATTATTTGTTTTCTaaccattttctattttttgctgaattttctTACGAAGCACATGAACTAAAGGATCTCAACATCCTTattgtcctttttcttttctggctGCTCAAAGTTGACTTTTGAACAAGTGTATGTATGCTCCTATGAATGTCGGTTGGAAAGCGTTCAATGAGAGGCCTCTGAGTTAGAATCATGTTGATAGCGTTGCTACCAATAAAGTTTGAAAACCATACTGGTTGGTACTTCCTAGTGTACCTACAACTATGACATCTAGGTTCGAATCTTTCCTCCTACGtagtaattgaaaaaaaaaaaagttttgaacttCCCCATCGCAACCTCATGTAataccaaaaccttttttttttttttttggtagaaatacCAAAACCTTTATGGCTCTTTATATAATTATCAAGAGGCATCACTGGTGGCTCTACGATCAATTTAGGGTGGTCTGTGACCACCCTgacctgaaattttttttattatatataaattttaaaaatttatgattttttaacccttaaaaaatatttgtgaccaccctaaattttttttagacccaacataattaaattttggacaaaatttggtaACAAATTTGGTTGTAAACTAAGGCTATAGctctactttattattattattattttttaattattgtatatgaattttgacaaattaacaaatagagacattttctttttatatcctctatatttgtaaaatttcaagaagatcatagattaatagtcatgtcatcaatcaaatctttaaatttcgagtttttgtagtctaaaattatacatacaaaataaatttatggacCAAAGTAAATAACATAcaattgatatgaaatttgacatgcgtcttaagaatgtaaaaattaaagaacatgcaattcaacaattggattttcaaaattgaccatgttaatttatttaatgagagttgTAGCCTTTGGGTATAattaagtttgtagccaaatattgtccttaaactttagtccccttaacaatatattaggtccttacaaaaaaaaaaaaaaaaaaaaaaatcccaagaaaatttttatctaactaaaattttgatagatATGTAACTTTTAACATTGGTAATGAGACTATcatacaaaaatttcaaaataaaaaaatttgtagaaagaaattttaagattttatgtatttgtgtgagtgtgtgtgtgtgttttttttgggtcaatatatgaagttctcttttaattaaattttgtgtaatttaagtttcttaataacCACCCTGGGCTTATATATGCCTCCTTTGTATTTAGAAATTCTAACTGTGTAGCTCATTCCCTTGCCTAATGGGCTTATTTTTGTAATAGTTTTGGATCCCCTCCTCTCTCTGTTGTATCTAGCTTGGTGGAAGGTGGTGATAGCTAAGTCTCTCCCCTTCCCCTGCTTCTGTTTGTTTCTGCTCTCTTTTTTGTGTTAATATATGtcttattcaacaaaaaaaaaaaaaaaaaaaaaaccaccctGGAAAATATTCCTGGAGCCCCCACTGAGAGGCATGACATGTGATTGTAAAACATGCACGTATACACGAATCCTATTGCCCGCACACCTGCATTTACAATCATCTAAATTATTATCTTAGTACATGCAGAATAACACCAAACTCAGCACATTCATGTacagaaaatttgaaataagtGATGCATCTTACAAATTCAAAATGTACAAAATGATTAAACAAATTGAGTCAAGCCGAGTATTAAAAgttcatgtttttttaattttattttattttaaacatgAGCTGAGCTCGAGCTTGTTCACGAGctatttgattaatttattactgtcttatatatattaaaatcaagctacttgattaacttattattttcttatatatagtaaaataatgACTAAAACATTATACCTCTTCACAAATCTATGAATTTTTCCtacaaattgattaattatgttATGAAAAACTACAAATAATGATTTTATATCATATGAATCAATTTACAAACTTATACAACCCAATTTGAAGTTTATATAAATACagtatatttttagacaagtatacatataaatagacagtattatatatatttaattcaaGCCCTCATATTCACTGGCTTGTTCATGaacacattattatatttgagctTGATTTGCTTGATAATCAAGTCTAAAGTTGGATTTGAGCttaacttgtttattaaacaaacaGACATAAACAAGATTTTTCTAGAACCGAGTTGGAGCTATTCATAAATAGCTTGGTTAATTCATTAATTTACAGCCCTATAGCCAACTCCAATCTAATTAAATCACACCCCTAATTAAGCATCTTGATATGGGGTACGTATATATGGATTATCATGAAATAAGTCGGATAAAGCCCACGTTTAAATTGTAGGAAAATTTTCACTTATTACATTCATCAAATTCAGCACATCCCAATCTGATTAGCTTCTAAACAGCGTAAGCTTTTCTAACAATAGCTTCTCTGGAGAACAACCACCTGAATTGTGTAGTGGCTTCAGTCTTCAAAATTTCACAGTGAATAGTAACAACTTCATAGGGCCATTGCCTGAGTGCTTGAGAGATTGTTCCCCACTAGAGAGGGTGCGGTTTGATGGGAAAAACTTCAATGGCAACATCACAAATGCATTTGGGGTTCATCCAAATCTTTATTTCATTTCTCTTAATGACAATCAATTTATTGGCATTATCTCACCGCAGTGGGTAGAATATGTATCTCTAACCAATTTAGAGATGGAGAGAAACAGAATTTTGGGTGAAATCCCAGCTGAGCTTAGGCGGTTGACTCAATTGCACTCTTTAATTCTTGACTCGAATGAATTGTCTAGGCAAATTCCAAGTGCATTGGGAAATCTAAGCCTGTTTGAGCTCAATCTGAGCAAGAATCTTCTGATAGGAGAGATTCCTCAGAGCCTAGGCAGTTTGGTTCAGCTTGAGGAACTTGATTTGTCTAAGAACAAATAAACTGGGAACATACCAAAAGAGCTTGGGAATTGTGGGAGATTATTGAGCTTGGAACTGGGCAACAATAACCTATCGGGTGAAATACCACCTGAACTTGGTAATTTAATTGCATTGAACGTCTTGTTAGACCTCAGCAGCAATTCACTCTCAGGAACAATTCCTTCAAACCTGGCAAAGCTTACATCATTGGAAAGTCCTAACATTTCACATAACCAGCTCTCAGGGAAGATCCCGGCATTGCTTATGAGCATGGTTAGTCTACGCCCTAGCTCCATTGATTTTTCTTATAACAAGTTAACAGGTCAAATCCCAACTAGTAAAGTTTTAGAAGAGGCACCTGTAAATTCATACCTCGGAAACTCAGGTCTCTGTGGAAATGCAGCAGGACTAAGTACTTGTTACACACATTCCACAAAGCAAAAGCATTCTAATCCACTTCTAATTGCTGTCCTCATTCCGATTTGCAGCCTTTTATTGCTTGCAATTATTGTTGCTGTATTCATACTATTGGAAAGCCAAATTCTTTGATGAAGAAAGCAGAAGAATTGGAGAGACTGATGTGAACTCTGAGTCATTGATATGGGAAAGAGAAGGTAAATTCACATTTGGGGATCTTGTGAAGGCCACTGAGGACTTCAATGAGAAGTACTACATTGGAAAAGGTGGATTTGGAACCATTTACAGAGTAGCATTGCCAACAGGTCAAATTGTTGCTGTTAAAAGGTTCAACATGTCAGCCTCCACTGACATACCAGCAGCCAATCGCCAGAGTTTTGAGACTGAGATTCGTGTGTTGACAGAAGTTAGTCACC contains the following coding sequences:
- the LOC115959187 gene encoding MDIS1-interacting receptor like kinase 2-like isoform X2 gives rise to the protein MTCASQKLSMTTILKPLLLLLQILLLSLLPLSSTASPATQAEALIKWKNSLLPSSFLSSWSSTNVTNLCKWNGLVCDSTGTVSEMVISGANLNGTLAQFNFTPFLNVTRFDFSNNLLSGPIPSEIGQLTKLQYVSFYNNYLNGTIPYQFSNLQKVWYLDLGSNYLVTPDWSKFLSMPLLTRLSFAYNYLTSGFPGFILYCQNLTYLDLAQNQLNGTVPEMVFTNLGKLEYLNLTDNQFQGPMSPNITKLSKLIDLRLGRNKFSGQILEDIGSMSNLQMIEMYNNSFEGKIPSSIGQLKQLSKFYLDWNALNSTIPSELGLCTNLTYLALASNSLTGELPLSLTNLTKITDLGLSVNNLSGEISPYFFSNWTELTSLQLQNNLFTGKIPLEIGMMTKLNLVLLFNNTFTGSIPSEVGNLKDLTELDLSNNHLSGPIPLALWNLTNLQTLQLFLNNLTGTIPPAIGNMTSLQIIDLSANQLYGELPETISGLSNLQRISLFTNNFSGNIPSDFGKFSPSLSSVSFSNNSFSGELPPELCSGFSLQNFTVNNNNFTGPLPECLRNCSLLQRVRFDGNNFNGNITNAFGVHPNLYFISLNDNQFIGIISPEWAECGSLTNLEMGRNRISGEIPAELGRLPQLHSLILDSNELSGQIPSALGNLSLFELNLSKNLLTGEIPQSLGGLVQLEELDLSENKLTGNIPKELGNCERLLSLDLSDNNLLDEIPSELGNLNALNVLLDLSSNSLSGTIPSNLAKLTSLESFNISHNQLSGEIPALFTSMVSLLPSSIDFSYNKLTGQIPTSKVFEEAPANAYIGNSGLCGNAAGLSTCYTDSTKKKHSNTLLIAVLIPVCGLLLLAIFVAVFIIFYRKAKFHDEESRRIGETDGNSQSLIWEREGKFTFGDLVKATEDFNEKYCVGKGGFGTVYRAALPTGQIVAVKRLNMSDSTDIPAANRQSFETEIRVLTEVRHRNIIKLYGFCSMRGYMYLVYEYVERGSLGSALYGLEGKVELNWDTRVRIVQGVAHAVAYLHHDCSPPIVHRDITVNNILLESEFEPRLSDFGVARLLNPDTSNWTTIAGSYGYMAPDKCDVYSFGVVALEVMMGRHPREILSSLSLKSRTATPVSDTTEFLLKDVLDQRLPPPTGQTAEEVVFVVTIALACVRDTPEARPTMRFVAQELSAQIQACLSDQFDNITISKLTGHQK
- the LOC115959187 gene encoding MDIS1-interacting receptor like kinase 2-like isoform X1, whose protein sequence is MTCASQKLSMTTILKPLLLLLQILLLSLLPLSSTASPATQAEALIKWKNSLLPSSFLSSWSSTNVTNLCKWNGLVCDSTGTVSEMVISGANLNGTLAQFNFTPFLNVTRFDFSNNLLSGPIPSEIGQLTKLQYVSFYNNYLNGTIPYQFSNLQKVWYLDLGSNYLVTPDWSKFLSMPLLTRLSFAYNYLTSGFPGFILYCQNLTYLDLAQNQLNGTVPEMVFTNLGKLEYLNLTDNQFQGPMSPNITKLSKLIDLRLGRNKFSGQILEDIGSMSNLQMIEMYNNSFEGKIPSSIGQLKQLSKFYLDWNALNSTIPSELGLCTNLTYLALASNSLTGELPLSLTNLTKITDLGLSVNNLSGEISPYFFSNWTELTSLQLQNNLFTGKIPLEIGMMTKLNLVLLFNNTFTGSIPSEVGNLKDLTELDLSNNHLSGPIPLALWNLTNLQTLQLFLNNLTGTIPPAIGNMTSLQIIDLSANQLYGELPETISGLSNLQRISLFTNNFSGNIPSDFGKFSPSLSSVSFSNNSFSGELPPELCSGFSLQNFTVNNNNFTGPLPECLRNCSLLQRVRFDGNNFNGNITNAFGVHPNLYFISLNDNQFIGIISPEWAECGSLTNLEMGRNRISGEIPAELGRLPQLHSLILDSNELSGQIPSALGNLSLFELNLSKNLLTGEIPQSLGGLVQLEELDLSENKLTGNIPKELGNCERLLSLDLSDNNLLDEIPSELGNLNALNVLLDLSSNSLSGTIPSNLAKLTSLESFNISHNQLSGEIPALFTSMVSLLPSSIDFSYNKLTGQIPTSKVFEEAPANAYIGNSGLCGNAAGLSTCYTDSTKKKHSNTLLIAVLIPVCGLLLLAIFVAVFIIFYRKAKFHDEESRRIGETDGNSQSLIWEREGKFTFGDLVKATEDFNEKYCVGKGGFGTVYRAALPTGQIVAVKRLNMSDSTDIPAANRQSFETEIRVLTEVRHRNIIKLYGFCSMRGYMYLVYEYVERGSLGSALYGLEGKVELNWDTRVRIVQGVAHAVAYLHHDCSPPIVHRDITVNNILLESEFEPRLSDFGVARLLNPDTSNWTTIAGSYGYMAPELALTMRLTDKCDVYSFGVVALEVMMGRHPREILSSLSLKSRTATPVSDTTEFLLKDVLDQRLPPPTGQTAEEVVFVVTIALACVRDTPEARPTMRFVAQELSAQIQACLSDQFDNITISKLTGHQK